One Helicobacter pylori NCTC 11637 = CCUG 17874 = ATCC 43504 = JCM 12093 genomic window, TAAAATACTCTTTTTAATAAGGATATTTAATGATACCCACACAGCTTAATGAAATTGCAGAATTTTTAAAAACAAACCCTTATGATTTGTCTCAACCCTTACAAGATGGGCGCTTAAATCCATCTGTCAATGAAGAAGAAATTTTAAACACCATCAAACATTTTCCTATCCAACTACCAAAAGCCAGAGAATGGTGGGATTTTAGTTTTAAAAAAAACGATATTTTTTATCCTGTTAATATTAAAACCACCACCACAAAAACCGCTGACAATCTTAATGGTAAATTAGGGATTTATTATGCGTTGTGCGGCTTATTACCGGAATTTAATAACGAAATTGCATGGGAAAAATACTTTCAAAAACTGCATAAAGACTTAGGCAAAAACACCGATAGAGACTATTATTTTTTAATTATCAACAAAAACGATCCTAAAGATATTTTTATCAATTCCTTAAAAGGTATTCAAACCCTCCAGCCTAATGGCAATAACTTGCCCTTTCAATGCAAGTGGGACAACAACAGAGAAATCGTTCAAAGAGACTTTGATGGAAGTAAAAATTTCATCTTAAGCGCTTTAGCCAAAAGTGTAACTCTAAGGGCTAATATTTATTAAGAGAAGTTTTTGGAGAATTTTTTGAATAATTTAGACATTAAAACTTTAGGGCAGGTTTTCACCCCTAACAATATAGTGGATTTCATGCTCACTCTCAAACACAATCATGGGAGTGTTTTAGAGCCAAGCGCGGGCGATGGGAGTTTTTTAAAGCGTTTAAAAAAGGCTGTAGGGATTGAAATCGATCCTAAAATCTGCCCTAAAAATGCCCTTTGCATGGACTTTTTTGACTACCCTTTAGAAAATCAATTTGACACGATTATTGGTAACCCGCCCTATGTCAAGCACAAGGATATTGCGCCAAGCGCAAAAGAAAAACTCCATTACAGCCTTTTTGATGAAAGGAGTAATCTATACTTGTTTTTCATAGAAAAAGCGATCAAGCATTTAAAACCTAAAGGCGAATTGATTTTCATCACCCCAAGGGATTTTTTAAAATCCACTTCTAGCGTGAAATTAAACGAATGGATTTACCAAGAAGGCACGATAACGCATTTTTTTGAACTGGGCGATCAAAAGGTTTTCCCAAACGCCATGCCTAATTGCGTGATTTTTCGTTTTTGTAAGGGCAATTTCAGTAGAATCACCAACGATGGTTTGCAATTTTTGTGTAAAAAAGGCATTTTGTATTTCCTCAACCAATCTTACACGCAAAAATTAAGCGAGGTTTTTAAGGTTAAAGTGGGGGCAGTGAGCGGGTGCGATAAGATTTTTAAAAATGAAAAATACGGGAATTTAGAATTCGTCACCTCAATCACGAAAAGAACCAATGTTTTAGAAAAAATGGTTTTTGTCAATAAGCCTAATGATTATTTACTCCAGCATAAAGACAGCTTGATGCAAAGAAAGATTAAAAAATTCAATGAAAACAACTGGTATCAATGGGGGAGAATGCATCACATATCCCCTAAAAAACGCATTTATGTCAACACCAAAACGCGCCAAAAAAACCCTTTTTTTATCCACCAATGCCCTAATTATGACGGCTCTATTTTAGCGCTATTCCCTTATAACCAAAACCTGGACTTACAAAACCTCTGCGACAAACTCAACGCTATCAACTGGCAAGAATTAGGCTTTGTGTGCGATGGGCGTTTTTTGTTTTCGCAACGCTCTTTAGAAAACGCTCTTTTGCCTAAAGACTTTTTAAATCTAGGATAAAACTTGTTAGAAACTTTGCAATTAAACCCTGAGCAACTAAAAGCGGCCAAGGCTTTGCAAGGGTATAATTTAGTGATCGCAAGCGCTGGCACAGGAAAGACTTCTACGATTGTGGGGCGCATTTTATACCTGCTAGATAACGGCATCAAGCCTGAAGAAATCTTGCTTTTGACTTTCACCAATAAAGCGAGTAATGAAATGATTGCCAGGGTGGCTAAATATTTTAAATCAAGCTCCAAAATTGAAGCGGGCACTTTCCATGCGGTAGCGTATCGCTATTTAAAAGAGCATTACCCTAATTTAAGCCTAAAGCAACCTAAGGAACTAAGAAAACTTTTAGAAAGCATTGTGGACACTAAAAATGCCATAGATGATGATAAAAAGCCCTACACTTCGCAACACCTCTACGCCCTCTATTCTCTTTATACCAACGCTCTAAAACAAGAAGATTTTAGCGCATGGCTTTCTAATAAAAGCCCTGAACACACGCCATACGCCGCCCTTTATGAAAACATTTTAGAAGAGTTTGAAAACACCAAAAAAAAGCATAATTATATTGACTATAACGACTTGCTGCTGTTATTTAAAAAAGCGATGCTAGAAAGACCTAGCCCTTATAAAGAAGTGCTTTGCGATGAGTTTCAAGACACTAACCCCTTACAAGAATCCATTTTAGACGCTATCAACCCCCCTAGTTTGTTTTGCGTGGGCGATTACGATCAGAGCATTTACGCTTTTAATGGGGCGGATATTTCTATCATTTCTAACTTCACCCAAAAATACAAAAACGCCCGAGTTTTCACGCTCACCAAAAACTACCGCTCTTCTAAAGAGATTTTAGATCTCGCTAATCAAGTGATACAGCATAACGAGCGCATTTACCCTAAAAATTTAGAAGTGGTGAAATCAGGGAAATTCAATAAACCCACGCTTTTAAATTACAACGACAATATCGCGCAATGCCAAGACATCGCTAAACGCATTGTCATGCGAAAAGATTTTAAAGAAGTGGCAGTGATTTTTAGGAATAACGCCAGCGCGGATCAATTAGAAGCCGCTTTAAGATCCCACAACGTGCCAAGCAAACGAAAAGGGAGCGCGAGCTTTTTTGAATCCAAAGAAGTGGCGTTAGCGTTAGATATTTGCGCGCTATTATTTAACCCTAAAGACATTATGGCAGCCATTCACATTTTAAGCTATATCAGCGATATTGGCTCTAACACCGCTAAAGACATTCATGAAGCCTTGATGCTTTTAGGCAATGGTGATCTCAAATCAGCTTTAATTCAGCCTAATAAAGAAGCCAAAATTTACACGAAGAAAAAAGAAATCACCTCTATGGGGCTTTTTGAAGAAATTTTTGCCCTAGAAAACAGCTCAAGGTTTAACAGCGTGATAGATAAAGCGTTTCATTCGCACCCGGTGTTGATGCACCCTAAAATCTCACTCAATGGGGCTAAAACGCTTAGCGATTTTTTCACTCTTTACACCAAAGCCCCTACTCATTCCCCTAGCGCTTTAATCAAGCACATCTTAGAAAGCGCGTTTTTTCAAACCTTTAAAACACGCCTTTTAAAAGAGCGATCCAAAAATAAGGACGGATCTTATAACGAATTTAAAAAACTCCAAGCGCAAAAACGCTTCAATGAAAAAATGGACTTGCTGAGTTCTTTGGCGAAAAATTACCAAAATTTAGGGCGTTTTTTAAACGGCACTTTAATAGGCTCCAGTGAAGCCACGCAAGGCGAGGGCGTGAATCTGT contains:
- a CDS encoding restriction endonuclease produces the protein MIPTQLNEIAEFLKTNPYDLSQPLQDGRLNPSVNEEEILNTIKHFPIQLPKAREWWDFSFKKNDIFYPVNIKTTTTKTADNLNGKLGIYYALCGLLPEFNNEIAWEKYFQKLHKDLGKNTDRDYYFLIINKNDPKDIFINSLKGIQTLQPNGNNLPFQCKWDNNREIVQRDFDGSKNFILSALAKSVTLRANIY
- a CDS encoding ATP-dependent helicase translates to MLETLQLNPEQLKAAKALQGYNLVIASAGTGKTSTIVGRILYLLDNGIKPEEILLLTFTNKASNEMIARVAKYFKSSSKIEAGTFHAVAYRYLKEHYPNLSLKQPKELRKLLESIVDTKNAIDDDKKPYTSQHLYALYSLYTNALKQEDFSAWLSNKSPEHTPYAALYENILEEFENTKKKHNYIDYNDLLLLFKKAMLERPSPYKEVLCDEFQDTNPLQESILDAINPPSLFCVGDYDQSIYAFNGADISIISNFTQKYKNARVFTLTKNYRSSKEILDLANQVIQHNERIYPKNLEVVKSGKFNKPTLLNYNDNIAQCQDIAKRIVMRKDFKEVAVIFRNNASADQLEAALRSHNVPSKRKGSASFFESKEVALALDICALLFNPKDIMAAIHILSYISDIGSNTAKDIHEALMLLGNGDLKSALIQPNKEAKIYTKKKEITSMGLFEEIFALENSSRFNSVIDKAFHSHPVLMHPKISLNGAKTLSDFFTLYTKAPTHSPSALIKHILESAFFQTFKTRLLKERSKNKDGSYNEFKKLQAQKRFNEKMDLLSSLAKNYQNLGRFLNGTLIGSSEATQGEGVNLLSVHASKGLEFKDVYIIDLMEGRFPNHKLMNTGGGIEEERRLFYVAITRAKENLWLSYAKNELRENAKPKEHKPSVFLYEAGLLKPDSK
- a CDS encoding class I SAM-dependent methyltransferase — protein: MENFLNNLDIKTLGQVFTPNNIVDFMLTLKHNHGSVLEPSAGDGSFLKRLKKAVGIEIDPKICPKNALCMDFFDYPLENQFDTIIGNPPYVKHKDIAPSAKEKLHYSLFDERSNLYLFFIEKAIKHLKPKGELIFITPRDFLKSTSSVKLNEWIYQEGTITHFFELGDQKVFPNAMPNCVIFRFCKGNFSRITNDGLQFLCKKGILYFLNQSYTQKLSEVFKVKVGAVSGCDKIFKNEKYGNLEFVTSITKRTNVLEKMVFVNKPNDYLLQHKDSLMQRKIKKFNENNWYQWGRMHHISPKKRIYVNTKTRQKNPFFIHQCPNYDGSILALFPYNQNLDLQNLCDKLNAINWQELGFVCDGRFLFSQRSLENALLPKDFLNLG